From Aquificaceae bacterium:
TGTGGTGGTAAAGGATGGATTAGTCATAGCTAAAGCCCACAACAGAGTAGAGGAGTTAAAAGACCCTACCGCACATGCAGAGATGCTCGCCCTTAGAGAAGCTATGCAAAAACTCGGTGAGAAATACCTCTATGGCTGTGAGGTCTATGTAAGCCTTGAGCCATGTCCCATGTGTGCCTACGCCATGGTGTTAGCAAGGGTAGAAAGGGTTGTCTTTCTTGCATTAGATGAAAAGTATGGTGCGGTTATGAGTAGGTTTAACCTCTTTGATGAACCATATTTTAACCACAGAGTAAAGTGGGAATATCTACCTATGGAGGAAGCAAAAAAATTACTAAAGGAGTTTTTCAAGATTAAGAGAACATCAAAGACTTAGCTCTCTTTTCAAAACTTCCAAAATATCCTCAGAGCTTATCAACCTTTTAATCAAAGCATGCAAAACTCCCCATCTTTTATCTCCCTTAACCTTTCCTCCAGACCTTCCAGCACATAGCCAAGTTTTCCTT
This genomic window contains:
- a CDS encoding nucleoside deaminase, with the protein product MQEFVQACLELAREGFERSEVPVGCVVVKDGLVIAKAHNRVEELKDPTAHAEMLALREAMQKLGEKYLYGCEVYVSLEPCPMCAYAMVLARVERVVFLALDEKYGAVMSRFNLFDEPYFNHRVKWEYLPMEEAKKLLKEFFKIKRTSKT